The Couchioplanes caeruleus nucleotide sequence TGTCGCGCAGCGCCTCCGCGTGGGCGGCGAGGGGGAGCAGGAACCAGCCTGCCGTGCCGAGGCCGGGCGCCGCGAACATGATGCCGCCCGCCGCCAGCATCAGGACGTAGATCAGGGTCGCCGCCGCCGTGACGGTCTCCGGGCGCAGCAGGCCGGCGATGAACAGCGCGAGCCCGCAGTACGCCGCGGTCGCCAGCACCGTCACGCCGATCGCGGGCAGCACCTCGGTCAGGTCAGGGCGCCAGCCCGCCACGACGCCCACCGCGGCCAGCGCCAGGATCTGCAGGCCGACCAGGCACAGGATCGCCGCGGTCTTGGCGAACAGCAGGCCGGGCCGGGTCAGCGGCGAGGCGCCGAGGCGTTTCAGCACGCCGTAGCTGCGCTCGTACCCGGTGGTGATCGCCTGTCCGGTGAATGCCGTGGACATGACCGTGAGGGCCAGCACGCCGGGCACGACGTACCCGAGGCGGTTGTCGGTGGGCAGGTTGGTCGCGTGCGTGAGGCCCGCACCCAGCAGGACAAGCAGCGGTACGCCCATCGCCAGCACGACCGCCTCGCCGCGACGGGCGGTCAGCACCAGTTCCATGCGGATCTGTGACCGGAGGATGCTGCGCATCGGCGCCCGGCGGGGTGCCGGCGTGAACGTGCCGGTGCTCGTGGTCATCGGGAAGCTCCTGCGGTCAGGGCCAGGTACACGTCCTCGAGGGTCCGGCGGCGGGTGTTCACCGCGGTCACCCTCGCGCCGGCCTGCGCGAACCGGGCGAGGACCGCGGCTATCGCGTCGGTGTCGAGGGTGCCGGCGACGGCGTACTCGCCCGGCACCTCCTCGGTGACCTTGGCGTCCAGCCCCGCGGCCAGCGCGGCGATCGGAAGGCCGGGCTCCGCGCGTACCTGAAGGAGGTCGATGCCGGCAGCGGCCGTGAGCTCCGCCGGCGTGCCCGTCGCGGCGACCCGGCCGGCGTCGATGATCACGACGTGGTCGGCGAGGCTCTCCGCCTCGTCCAGCAGGTGCGTGGTCAGCAGCACGGACACCCCGTCGGCGCGGAGGTCCTCGACCAGCTCCCAGGTGGTCCGGCGCGCGCCCACGTCCATGCCGGCGGTGGGCTCGTCGAGGAACACCAGCTCGGGGCGGCCGACCAGCGCGACGGCCAGCGACAGCCGCTGCTGCTCGCCGCCGGAGAGCCGCCGGAACGTCGTCTTGGCGAACTTCCGCAGGCCCAGCCGGTCCAGCAACATGTCCACATCGAGCGGATTCGCGGAATACGAAGCAAAGAGCCGCAGGATCTCGCCGGCCGTCGCCCACGGGTAGACGCCACCGGACTGCAGCATGATCCCGAGCCGTGGCATGAGCGCGTCGTGGTCGCCGGTCGGGTCGAGGCCGAGAATGCGGACGGATCCGCCGTCGGGTCTGCGGAATCCCTCGCAGACCTGCAACAAGCTCGTCTTCCCGGCGCCGTTGTCGCCCAGCAGCGCGAGGATCGAGGCCCGCGGCACCATGAGCGAGACACCGTCCACGGCGGTGACCTCGCCGTACCGGACGATGACGTCCTGCACGTCCACGGCGGCTTCGAGCATGCCGAAACTGTACTGTCCGCCGGGCCGGAGCTCGGCGCGCCACCGCCGCGGTGTGGTGTACGCCCCGCTCCGGCGTCCCTGGGCCGTCGTCATCGGCATTTACGGGGCGGCCGTCGTTCGCTAGGCTGCGGAGGTGGGAGCGCTCCCAGCGCGACCCGTTATGCGGGGGCAGGCCGCCGGCCCGGGCCGGTTCCCCCCGGAGACCTGTCCGTCACACAGGTACCCGGCCGGCGGCCTGACACATCCGCGTGGCCCGCTGCCCGGCCCTCCTGCCGGGCCGCCTGCCGCAAACCGTCTCCTGCCGGTCGGCCTGCCGCGTCCGGCTCCTGGCGTGCGGTCCGGTCGTCCGGGCCTCCGCGCCGCGCGGCACGGCAGTGCGTCGTCGTTCGCCCGCCGCTCGGTAGGGTGCTGCCCATGACGGGCGCGGTGACGGCGGTGGAGATCTTCACGGACGGTGCCTGCGTGCCGAATCCCGGCCCCGGCGGCTGGGGTGCCGTCCTGCGCTGGGGCGCCCGCGAGAAGGATCTCTGCGGCGGCGAGGCCACGCCGACCACCAACAACCGCATGGAGCTCATGGCCCCGATCCAGGCGCTCGAAAGCCTGACCCGGGCCCCGCTGCGGGTGCTGCTGTACACGGACAGCATCTACGTCCGCGACGGCATCACGAAGTGGCTGCCCCGGTGGCAGGCGAACGGCTGGCAGACCTCGGCCCGGCAGCCGGTGAAGAACGTCGACCTGTGGCAGCGCCTCGACGCGGCGGTCCGGCGCCACGACGTCGAGTGGCACTGGGTCAAGGGACACGCGGGACACCCCGAGAACGAGCGCGCCGACCGCCTCGCCGCCCGCGGCCTGAAGGAAGCCCTGGCCGCCCGCTGACGCGTCGCACGCCACGTCTCCGCAGCCCGGTCCGGCGCCGCGCGGCCGGCGCTGTCGCTCACAGCGCGCCCGGGTCGAGGCGCTGCAGGGCACGCACGAAGCTGCGGCGGTCCGCCGGCGGCAGGTCCGCGAGCAGGCGTTCCTCCTCGGCCCGGATCGCGCGGCGCACGGCGGTGTGCACCCGCCGGCCCTCGGGGGTCAACCGCAGCAGCCGTACGCGCCGGTCCGCCGGATCGGGCTCCCGTTCGATGAGGCCGCGCTCCTGCAGGTCGTCCAGGTCCGCGATGATCCGCGTCTTGTCCGCGCCGATGGCCCGCGCGAGCGCCGCCTGGGTGCGCATCGGCTCGTCGGCGAGCGCGGTCAGCACGACATAGCCCCACATCGACACGTCGTGCGCGGCGAGGATCGGGCGTTCGGCCGCCATGAGGGCGCGGCCGAAGCGGCCCACCATGGCGGCGAGGTCGGGGCGGTCGTCGGCCACGGTTGCACGATAGCCATTGACATACCGTACGCATCGGCAGATCGTAAGCGAATGCATATGATTAAGCTCGACGAGCGTGCGGTGCGCGCGACCGTGACCGTCGTGGCCGGGATCTCGCCGGACGACCTGCCCCGGCCGACGCCGTGCGCGGGGTGGGACCTGGCGACCCTTCTGGCCCACATGACCGTGCAGCACCGGGGCTTCGCGGCAGCGGCCGCCGGGCGGGGCGCCGACCCGGCCATCTGGGTTCCGGTGCCGCTCGGCGCGGATGTCGCCGCCGACTACGCGGCCGCCGCCGAGGAGGTGATCAGCGCGTTCGCCGCCCCGGGCGTGCCGGACAGCGGCTTCGACGTGCCCGAGTTCGGAACCCGTCCGGTGCCCGGGCATCTGGCGATCGGCTTCCACTTCGTCGACTATCTCGTGCACGGCTGGGACGTGGCGGCCGCGCTCGGCAGTCCGTACGAGCCGGACGCCGACCTGGTCGAGGCGGCTCTGCCGATCGTGGAGGCCGTACCGGATGACGAGCGCCGGCTCCAGCCGGGAGCGCCGTTCGCGCCGGCCCTGCCGGACCCCGGCACCGGACCGTTCGACCGCCTCCTCGCCCTGCTGGGACGCCGCCGGGGAAGTGTCACGCCCGGCCGCTGACGTCCGGCCGGGACATCGACCGGGCGCCGCCGCGTTCCCGACGTCCGTCGGATGGACACGACCCCGGGCCCGGCTCGACCATGGGTGGCGTGCCGCACATCGATCTGCCCGGGTTGCCGGGCATCGCCGGGCTCCTGGCCCGCTATCCGCTGACCGCCGCCCCGCTCAACGAGCTCGCCCAGACCCTGCTCCGCGGCCCGTCGCCGCTGACGCCGGGCGAACGCGAGACGATCGCGGCCTACGTCTCGCAGCGCAACGAGTGCGCGTTCTGCGCCGGCACCCACGGCGCGGTCGCGCGGTATCTGCTCGACCGCGAGGGCCGGACCGCCGACGACGCCGAGGCGGACCCGAAGATGCGGGCGCTGCTGGCCATCGCCGACAAGGTCCGGCTCGACGGCCGCAGCGTCGCCGCGGACGATGTCGCCCGGGCGCGTGAACAGGGCGCCGACGATCAGGCGGTGCATGACACCGTGCTGATCGCAGCAGCGTTCAGCATGTTCAACCGATACGTCGACGGGCTCGCCACGGTCGCGCTGCCGAGCCCGGAGGCGTACGAGGGGCACGCGAAGCACCTGGCGGAGAGCGGCTACCTGACGCCGCCCGCCGGCTGACGAACCGAGGGGCCGGTGTCCGTCGATCGGTGGACACCGGTTGACCGCCTCCCGGTCGTCCCGGCGGGCACCCCTCGACCGCGATTCTCGATGGCATGACAGCGATCAAGGCGCGCGGCCTGCGCAAGACCTACGGCACCCATCTCGCCGTAGGCGGCATAGACCTCGACATCGCCACCGGTGAGGTGTTCGCCCTGCTCGGCCCGAACGGGGCCGGGAAGACCACCACTGTGGAGATTCTGGAGGGGCACCGGCGTCGCAGCGGCGGCGACGTCTCCGTCCTCGGAGAGGATCCGGGGGCGGCCGGCCGGGCGTGGCGGACCCGGATCGGCATCGTGCTGCAGAGCGCCGCGGACGCCGGCGACCTGACCGTTGCCGAGGTGGTGCGGCATGTGGGCGGGTTCTACCCGCGGTCGCGGCCGGTCGCCGACGCCATCGAGCTGGTCGGGCTGGAGGACAAGGCGGG carries:
- a CDS encoding MarR family winged helix-turn-helix transcriptional regulator, which codes for MADDRPDLAAMVGRFGRALMAAERPILAAHDVSMWGYVVLTALADEPMRTQAALARAIGADKTRIIADLDDLQERGLIEREPDPADRRVRLLRLTPEGRRVHTAVRRAIRAEEERLLADLPPADRRSFVRALQRLDPGAL
- a CDS encoding carboxymuconolactone decarboxylase family protein, which codes for MPHIDLPGLPGIAGLLARYPLTAAPLNELAQTLLRGPSPLTPGERETIAAYVSQRNECAFCAGTHGAVARYLLDREGRTADDAEADPKMRALLAIADKVRLDGRSVAADDVARAREQGADDQAVHDTVLIAAAFSMFNRYVDGLATVALPSPEAYEGHAKHLAESGYLTPPAG
- a CDS encoding ABC transporter ATP-binding protein, producing MLEAAVDVQDVIVRYGEVTAVDGVSLMVPRASILALLGDNGAGKTSLLQVCEGFRRPDGGSVRILGLDPTGDHDALMPRLGIMLQSGGVYPWATAGEILRLFASYSANPLDVDMLLDRLGLRKFAKTTFRRLSGGEQQRLSLAVALVGRPELVFLDEPTAGMDVGARRTTWELVEDLRADGVSVLLTTHLLDEAESLADHVVIIDAGRVAATGTPAELTAAAGIDLLQVRAEPGLPIAALAAGLDAKVTEEVPGEYAVAGTLDTDAIAAVLARFAQAGARVTAVNTRRRTLEDVYLALTAGASR
- a CDS encoding ABC transporter permease — translated: MTTSTGTFTPAPRRAPMRSILRSQIRMELVLTARRGEAVVLAMGVPLLVLLGAGLTHATNLPTDNRLGYVVPGVLALTVMSTAFTGQAITTGYERSYGVLKRLGASPLTRPGLLFAKTAAILCLVGLQILALAAVGVVAGWRPDLTEVLPAIGVTVLATAAYCGLALFIAGLLRPETVTAAATLIYVLMLAAGGIMFAAPGLGTAGWFLLPLAAHAEALRDTLTHGTAVPGTIWLSLTLWAAIALTAAARRFRWE
- a CDS encoding TIGR03086 family metal-binding protein translates to MHMIKLDERAVRATVTVVAGISPDDLPRPTPCAGWDLATLLAHMTVQHRGFAAAAAGRGADPAIWVPVPLGADVAADYAAAAEEVISAFAAPGVPDSGFDVPEFGTRPVPGHLAIGFHFVDYLVHGWDVAAALGSPYEPDADLVEAALPIVEAVPDDERRLQPGAPFAPALPDPGTGPFDRLLALLGRRRGSVTPGR
- the rnhA gene encoding ribonuclease HI; amino-acid sequence: MTGAVTAVEIFTDGACVPNPGPGGWGAVLRWGAREKDLCGGEATPTTNNRMELMAPIQALESLTRAPLRVLLYTDSIYVRDGITKWLPRWQANGWQTSARQPVKNVDLWQRLDAAVRRHDVEWHWVKGHAGHPENERADRLAARGLKEALAAR